One window of the Xiphias gladius isolate SHS-SW01 ecotype Sanya breed wild chromosome 11, ASM1685928v1, whole genome shotgun sequence genome contains the following:
- the cnrip1b gene encoding CB1 cannabinoid receptor-interacting protein 1b, whose protein sequence is MADVPQIVKIGISLKMLPNNTAVYFKSDGARFGQTRTIKLLTGSKYRIEVVVKPGAVEATSMSVGGVTFPLEKQSKDPQSVVYTGQYDTEGVAHTKSGERQPVQISIQFTEVGTFETVWQVKYYNYNKRDHCQWGNSFNSIEYECKPNDTRTLMWVNKEMFV, encoded by the exons ATGGCCGACGTTCCGCAGATCGTCAAAATCGGGATTTCCTTGAAGATGCTCCCCAACAACACCGCGGTGTACTTCAAATCCGACGGCGCCCGGTTCGGACAGACCCGGACCATCAAGCTGCTGACCGGGTCCAAGTACAGAATCGAGGTGGTCGTCAAGCCCGGAGCGGTCGAGGCCAC GTCAATGAGTGTGGGCGGGGTGACCTTCCCCCTGGAGAAGCAGTCCAAAGACCCACAGTCAGTGGTCTACACCGGCCAGTACGACACAGAGGGGGTGGCACACACCAAGAGTGGGGAGAGGCAACCAGTTCAAATCAGCATACAG TTCACAGAGGTGGGGACGTTTGAGACCGTGTGGCAGGTGAAGTACTACAACTACAACAAGAGGGACCACTGCCAGTGGGGGAACAGCTTCAACAGCATCGAGTATGAGTGCAAACCCAACGACACGCGCACACTCATGTGGGTCAACAAGGAGATGTTCGTCTGA